One Defluviimonas sp. SAOS-178_SWC DNA window includes the following coding sequences:
- a CDS encoding RrF2 family transcriptional regulator, whose protein sequence is MRLTSFTDYGLRMLMRMASAPGTAFSTADLAAEFGLSRNHLTKIMQQLARGGIVETRRGGGGGAVLCKEPAEVRLGDVVRLLEDGQALVECFGRTGGDCAIEGCCRLKARLRHAEARFLEDLNRSTLSDIALPVREAA, encoded by the coding sequence ATGCGCCTGACATCCTTCACCGATTACGGGCTGCGCATGCTGATGCGCATGGCGAGCGCGCCGGGAACCGCCTTCTCGACCGCCGATCTGGCCGCGGAGTTCGGGCTGTCGCGCAACCATCTGACCAAGATCATGCAGCAGCTCGCGCGCGGCGGCATTGTCGAGACCCGGCGCGGCGGCGGCGGCGGGGCGGTCCTGTGCAAGGAGCCCGCCGAGGTGCGCCTTGGCGATGTCGTGCGGCTGCTCGAGGACGGCCAGGCCCTGGTCGAATGCTTCGGACGCACCGGCGGCGACTGCGCGATCGAGGGCTGTTGCCGGCTCAAGGCGCGGCTGCGCCACGCCGAGGCGCGGTTCCTGGAGGATCTCAACCGCTCGACCCTGAGCGACATCGCGCTTCCCGTCCGGGAGGCCGCGTGA
- a CDS encoding group III truncated hemoglobin produces the protein MHDAAEDRTVARSARPAMTAALMERTGLDDDILTTLVHRFYTRVRADAALGPIFEDRIADWPPHLDRMAAFWSSVALMTGRSGSYNVTPVSRM, from the coding sequence ATGCACGACGCCGCCGAAGATCGAACGGTCGCGCGATCCGCCCGCCCGGCGATGACCGCGGCGCTGATGGAGCGGACCGGCCTCGACGACGACATCCTGACCACGCTCGTCCACCGCTTCTACACCCGGGTGCGCGCCGACGCGGCACTCGGCCCCATCTTCGAGGACCGGATCGCCGACTGGCCTCCGCATCTCGACCGGATGGCGGCGTTCTGGTCGTCCGTCGCCCTGATGACCGGCCGATCCGGTTCTTATAATGTGACCCCAGTCTCCCGCATGTGA
- a CDS encoding IclR family transcriptional regulator: MNGSSTTQRGSKEDGKPRVQSVARAVDIVLAVAASRDGLRVAEIREALGLPLQATYHLLHTLRETGLLRKNEQDRITLGIRAGNIADGFARQFSGPDYLQQLVRDLARRTGETSYAGRWIDKDVVSFAMEPGTNPIHASTDMSVRGGDLHARASAKLLMSYLDPSELNKVINTIDFRKRTARTIATREGLLEEIDKVRARGYALDEEEYLDELCCVAVPIRIAGEVYALCTSMPAKQYQHNLDTILSKMLSAANASGGLALAE; the protein is encoded by the coding sequence ATGAACGGTTCATCCACCACCCAGCGTGGCAGCAAAGAGGACGGAAAACCAAGAGTTCAGTCGGTTGCCAGGGCCGTGGATATTGTTCTGGCCGTGGCGGCGAGCCGCGACGGTCTGCGCGTCGCCGAGATACGCGAGGCACTTGGCCTGCCGCTGCAGGCGACCTATCACCTACTGCACACGCTCAGAGAAACAGGGCTGTTGCGCAAGAACGAGCAAGACCGGATCACGCTGGGGATTCGGGCAGGGAACATCGCCGACGGCTTCGCCCGCCAGTTTTCGGGACCGGACTACCTCCAGCAACTCGTGCGCGATCTGGCGCGGAGGACTGGCGAGACAAGTTATGCCGGTCGCTGGATCGACAAGGATGTCGTGTCCTTCGCCATGGAGCCGGGAACCAACCCTATCCATGCGTCAACGGACATGAGCGTTCGGGGCGGCGATCTGCACGCCAGGGCGTCCGCCAAGCTCTTGATGAGCTACCTCGACCCGTCCGAACTGAACAAAGTGATAAACACAATAGACTTTAGAAAAAGAACCGCGCGGACGATCGCAACCAGGGAAGGACTCCTGGAGGAAATCGACAAGGTGCGCGCCAGGGGCTACGCTTTGGACGAGGAAGAGTACCTTGACGAATTGTGCTGCGTCGCCGTTCCGATCAGGATTGCCGGTGAAGTCTACGCTCTTTGTACCTCCATGCCCGCAAAGCAGTATCAGCACAATCTCGACACGATTCTGAGCAAGATGCTTTCCGCAGCCAATGCATCAGGGGGCTTGGCTCTGGCAGAGTGA
- a CDS encoding alpha-ketoacid dehydrogenase subunit alpha/beta, with amino-acid sequence MKQDVQAGAAQDLYRRMQLIRGCEQISQDLSSGEGALVAGSVHLCAGQEAVPVGVCAALEEGDCISATYRGHGWAIEAGLDPFEVLSEIAHRSTGVNGGRSGSALMMAPERDFIGENSIVGAGTTIADGVAMALKHAGGRNISVVSIGDGAMNQGAVHEALVFASLRKLPVLFICENNGWAEMTPGAAVSPVERQAKRLSGYGITAATVDGKDPISVRTSVSAARDEILRSGKPVFLEFNVPRLWGHYNKDLQHYRTKEEWDAAQAADPLPLFRSRLLKDGLASEADLVRIEADTERTLADLRARVIAAAAPDPADARAHIYGAPSAPLPSGTGALVEIDTTYGKAIGEALAVELETRDNLVVYGEDVGGGGIFGCTRGLQKRFGDDRVFDTPISENAILGSALGASMKGLRPVVEIMWGDFVLVALDQIVNQMSNLRYLTGSKSCAPLVVRMQQGVTPGSCAQHSQSLEALFFHVPGIRIGLPSTAQDVYDMLRSAIADDDPVILIESRTFYQEPAKIVTGGPVQPIGGLALRRTGRDVALISWSTGMPVVERAAKALAAEGVDASVIDMRWLSPLPMDELVAAVEASGRAALVVHEANMTGGVGAELALRLREAGIDRVARLATPDVRMPASPVLQAALLPSPDNVVAAVRDLLNT; translated from the coding sequence ATGAAACAAGATGTCCAGGCCGGTGCGGCACAAGACCTCTATCGCCGCATGCAGCTTATTCGCGGCTGCGAGCAGATCAGTCAGGATCTTTCTTCCGGCGAGGGTGCCCTCGTGGCAGGCTCGGTACATCTGTGCGCCGGGCAGGAGGCCGTGCCGGTAGGTGTTTGCGCGGCGCTGGAAGAGGGCGACTGTATTTCCGCGACCTATAGGGGGCACGGCTGGGCCATTGAGGCCGGCCTTGACCCCTTCGAGGTGCTGAGCGAGATCGCCCATCGCTCGACCGGTGTGAATGGCGGCCGTTCTGGTTCGGCTCTGATGATGGCGCCGGAGCGCGACTTCATCGGCGAAAACTCGATCGTCGGGGCGGGCACGACGATCGCCGACGGCGTCGCCATGGCGCTGAAACATGCTGGGGGCCGGAACATATCGGTCGTCAGCATCGGCGATGGCGCCATGAACCAAGGGGCGGTACACGAAGCGCTGGTTTTCGCAAGCCTGCGCAAGCTGCCTGTCCTCTTCATCTGTGAAAACAACGGCTGGGCCGAAATGACGCCGGGCGCTGCGGTTTCCCCGGTGGAGCGGCAGGCAAAGCGCTTGTCCGGATATGGGATCACTGCGGCGACCGTCGACGGTAAGGATCCGATTTCGGTGCGCACCAGCGTCTCGGCCGCGCGCGACGAGATTCTGCGAAGCGGCAAGCCCGTCTTTCTCGAATTCAATGTTCCACGCCTGTGGGGGCACTACAACAAAGACCTTCAGCATTATCGCACCAAAGAGGAATGGGACGCAGCGCAGGCGGCCGACCCCCTGCCGCTGTTCCGTTCGCGGCTTCTGAAGGACGGGCTGGCATCCGAGGCGGATCTTGTCCGTATAGAAGCGGATACCGAGCGCACCCTCGCCGATCTTCGCGCCCGGGTGATTGCGGCTGCGGCGCCCGATCCCGCCGATGCACGCGCGCATATCTATGGCGCACCTTCGGCACCGTTGCCGTCCGGCACGGGCGCGCTTGTCGAAATCGACACCACCTACGGCAAGGCCATTGGCGAAGCTCTGGCGGTCGAACTGGAGACACGGGACAACCTCGTCGTTTACGGCGAGGATGTTGGCGGCGGCGGGATATTCGGCTGCACGAGAGGGCTGCAAAAGCGATTTGGCGACGATCGTGTCTTCGATACGCCGATCTCGGAAAACGCGATCCTGGGCTCGGCGCTCGGCGCATCCATGAAGGGTTTGCGTCCGGTTGTCGAGATCATGTGGGGCGACTTCGTCCTGGTGGCGCTTGATCAGATCGTCAACCAGATGAGCAACCTGCGCTACCTCACCGGCAGCAAGAGCTGCGCCCCGCTGGTGGTGCGGATGCAGCAGGGCGTAACGCCCGGCTCATGCGCGCAGCACTCCCAGTCGCTCGAGGCGCTGTTCTTCCATGTGCCGGGCATCCGGATCGGGTTGCCGTCCACGGCGCAGGACGTCTATGATATGCTGCGGTCGGCCATCGCGGATGACGATCCGGTCATTCTCATAGAATCCCGCACGTTCTATCAGGAGCCGGCGAAGATCGTTACCGGCGGCCCGGTCCAGCCGATCGGAGGGCTGGCGCTGCGGCGCACGGGACGCGACGTTGCCCTGATCAGCTGGAGCACGGGGATGCCCGTAGTGGAGCGCGCCGCTAAGGCATTGGCGGCCGAGGGTGTGGATGCAAGCGTCATCGACATGCGCTGGCTGTCGCCGCTGCCGATGGACGAGCTTGTCGCAGCGGTCGAGGCTTCGGGACGGGCCGCCCTCGTCGTGCACGAGGCCAACATGACCGGCGGTGTCGGGGCAGAACTTGCGCTCAGGCTGCGCGAGGCCGGGATCGACCGTGTCGCCCGACTTGCGACGCCCGATGTGCGGATGCCGGCCTCGCCGGTTCTGCAGGCGGCCTTGCTGCCGTCGCCTGACAATGTCGTGGCCGCCGTGCGCGATCTTCTGAACACCTGA
- a CDS encoding tautomerase family protein produces the protein MPYVSIRLAGPGPNDEQCEVLIEGVTDLIATTLNKPREMVMVVIDDIAPTHYGVGGQSVRRMRQRSSS, from the coding sequence ATGCCATATGTATCCATCCGCCTTGCCGGACCCGGACCGAACGACGAGCAGTGCGAAGTGCTGATCGAAGGCGTCACCGACCTGATCGCGACCACGCTGAATAAGCCGCGCGAGATGGTCATGGTGGTCATCGATGACATCGCGCCCACCCACTACGGGGTCGGAGGACAGTCCGTTCGCCGGATGCGGCAAAGATCTTCTAGCTGA
- a CDS encoding sugar phosphate isomerase/epimerase family protein produces MPSHRFSDLSRRGPYNLVMCPQCLGEVDFRTRVQSAAAAGFRGISYRTTDYLQDRAAGFSDAEMQAMLTEHDVEMTAIGLADGWSTGLDGLRDAEAFRHMANIFRPCTVNAALLDPVADFDLAITGFRQLCQMARDLCDADCALEFLLFGGISGLEDALRIVCGAAAANGGLIIDLWQMHRTGVTPADLDAVPGRLVKTVQISDARADKFDSVREESRSGRCLPGDGEADLLGYLASIRAMGADPFFEVEVLSADLRAQGPLAAAQAMVSGSARLIEEAGISAGWPSWRRHESRTVETSLC; encoded by the coding sequence ATGCCCTCGCACAGGTTTTCGGATTTGTCCCGGCGCGGACCCTATAATCTGGTCATGTGCCCCCAATGCCTGGGCGAGGTCGATTTCCGGACCCGGGTGCAATCAGCCGCAGCCGCTGGTTTTCGCGGCATATCCTACCGCACGACCGACTATCTTCAGGACCGGGCGGCGGGCTTCTCGGACGCCGAAATGCAGGCCATGTTGACCGAGCATGACGTTGAAATGACCGCTATAGGGCTTGCGGATGGTTGGAGCACCGGGCTTGACGGGTTGCGAGACGCCGAAGCCTTCCGCCACATGGCAAACATTTTCCGGCCGTGCACGGTAAATGCCGCTCTTCTCGATCCAGTGGCGGATTTCGATCTGGCCATCACCGGATTTCGCCAGCTATGTCAAATGGCGCGGGATCTGTGCGATGCCGACTGCGCGCTGGAGTTTCTTCTGTTCGGCGGCATTTCCGGGCTTGAGGATGCCCTGAGGATCGTTTGCGGTGCGGCCGCCGCAAACGGGGGACTAATTATCGACCTGTGGCAAATGCATCGTACCGGCGTCACGCCTGCCGATCTCGATGCGGTACCCGGCCGCTTGGTCAAGACCGTGCAGATATCGGACGCGCGAGCCGACAAGTTCGACAGCGTGCGCGAGGAATCGCGTTCGGGCCGTTGCCTGCCGGGTGACGGCGAAGCCGATCTTCTCGGCTATCTGGCCTCAATTCGTGCCATGGGAGCAGATCCGTTCTTCGAGGTGGAGGTGCTCAGCGCCGATTTGCGCGCACAAGGCCCGCTTGCCGCCGCGCAAGCCATGGTGAGCGGTTCCGCGCGTTTGATCGAAGAAGCCGGGATCAGTGCCGGCTGGCCCAGTTGGCGGCGGCACGAAAGCCGCACCGTGGAGACTTCACTATGTTGA
- a CDS encoding zinc-dependent alcohol dehydrogenase, with the protein MAAARKPHRGDFTMLSALRKIQAGPGIAITPVAAPVPAAGEVLLDVTAAGVCGSDLHVDEWTSNYGFMADRLPVTLGHEFGGTVIAAGPDKPGRAATPAPGSRVVVVPFRSCGDCPDCARGDAGACQKKQAYLGFVRDGGFCSRVTVPVENCLIVPTSLDDEALALIEPLTIGAQAVARSNLSKGARVLVVGPGPIGHSIALMAEAAGAAMVAIAGKDDAVRLSSLNANGFDATIDIGTETLDGAVRARMGDAPFDVVFDAVGAPQIFEPALRLLANGGCLVTAGLPARAVPLDLTTLSRNQQSIIGSHRAPPAIWKQVIATVAASPERFTAMISHRVPLREGARAFELSRSRQSSKVILTMP; encoded by the coding sequence TTGGCGGCGGCACGAAAGCCGCACCGTGGAGACTTCACTATGTTGAGTGCGCTGAGAAAGATCCAGGCTGGACCTGGCATCGCAATCACCCCGGTTGCCGCCCCGGTGCCGGCGGCCGGTGAGGTGCTGCTGGACGTAACGGCGGCCGGTGTCTGCGGCAGTGATCTGCATGTCGACGAGTGGACATCCAACTACGGGTTCATGGCCGATCGACTGCCGGTGACACTTGGCCACGAATTCGGCGGCACCGTCATAGCGGCGGGGCCTGACAAACCGGGTCGGGCAGCGACACCGGCGCCAGGCAGCCGTGTCGTGGTCGTGCCGTTCCGATCCTGCGGCGATTGCCCCGACTGCGCTCGTGGCGATGCGGGAGCGTGCCAGAAGAAACAGGCCTATCTGGGTTTTGTCCGCGATGGCGGCTTTTGCAGTCGTGTCACGGTTCCCGTGGAAAACTGTTTGATCGTACCCACCTCGCTAGATGACGAGGCGTTGGCACTGATCGAACCGCTGACGATCGGTGCGCAGGCAGTCGCGCGGAGCAACCTGTCGAAGGGCGCGCGGGTGCTGGTAGTCGGTCCCGGACCGATCGGGCACTCGATCGCGCTGATGGCCGAGGCGGCCGGCGCCGCAATGGTGGCGATTGCCGGCAAGGACGATGCGGTCCGCCTTTCTTCGCTGAACGCCAACGGCTTCGACGCCACGATCGACATTGGGACAGAGACCCTCGATGGCGCGGTCCGGGCTCGCATGGGGGATGCGCCTTTCGATGTCGTCTTCGATGCGGTCGGCGCCCCCCAGATCTTCGAGCCGGCCTTGCGGCTTCTTGCGAATGGCGGGTGCCTTGTGACCGCCGGTTTGCCTGCGCGAGCCGTTCCGCTGGACCTGACAACCCTGTCGCGCAATCAGCAATCCATCATCGGCAGCCACCGCGCGCCGCCAGCCATATGGAAACAGGTGATCGCCACCGTTGCCGCGAGCCCGGAACGGTTTACCGCGATGATCTCGCACAGGGTTCCGCTGCGCGAGGGGGCGCGGGCCTTTGAACTGAGCCGGAGCCGACAGTCATCGAAAGTGATCCTGACAATGCCCTGA
- a CDS encoding SDR family NAD(P)-dependent oxidoreductase, protein MKLDDAQLPAELVRGKVVVITGAGAGIGAALARCFAADGAHVAGCDLPHALSAAKDNCHLAASCDVTKPDELATFVEAVMAKFGRIDGLVANAGIAVDGRFDAIAWEDIEKVFRVNIFGVLHAIRAVAPIMRAQKYGRIAVAASRNAQTCKIGRIGYNASKAAVVSAVGTIARELEGSGVLINSYIPGLTITAMRPLPDGQPPEACYPTVRRLVSLSADGPNGRTFFREDEIHILQPLSDALRREIDETARGTPTPS, encoded by the coding sequence ATGAAACTAGACGATGCACAGCTTCCCGCCGAACTCGTTCGGGGCAAGGTGGTCGTGATCACCGGGGCCGGTGCGGGTATCGGCGCTGCCCTTGCCAGGTGTTTCGCCGCCGACGGTGCGCACGTCGCGGGATGCGACCTGCCTCACGCCCTTTCGGCGGCCAAGGACAATTGCCACCTCGCGGCTTCCTGCGATGTGACCAAGCCTGATGAACTGGCCACCTTTGTCGAGGCCGTGATGGCCAAATTCGGCCGGATCGACGGGCTGGTCGCCAACGCGGGAATTGCCGTCGATGGCCGGTTCGATGCGATTGCCTGGGAGGACATCGAAAAGGTGTTCCGGGTGAATATCTTCGGAGTTCTGCACGCGATCCGCGCTGTCGCGCCGATCATGCGCGCGCAGAAATATGGGCGCATCGCCGTCGCCGCGTCGCGGAATGCGCAAACCTGCAAGATCGGGCGGATTGGCTACAATGCCTCCAAGGCTGCCGTGGTCAGCGCTGTTGGCACCATCGCCCGAGAACTCGAGGGCAGTGGCGTGCTGATTAACAGCTACATTCCCGGTCTGACCATAACCGCCATGCGGCCGCTGCCGGATGGGCAACCTCCTGAAGCCTGCTATCCGACCGTGCGCCGGCTTGTGAGCCTGTCTGCGGATGGCCCGAACGGGCGTACTTTCTTCCGCGAGGACGAAATCCACATTCTCCAGCCGCTATCGGACGCGCTGCGGCGCGAGATCGACGAAACCGCCAGGGGTACGCCCACGCCATCCTGA
- a CDS encoding Bug family tripartite tricarboxylate transporter substrate binding protein has translation MKSRFLGALGALSLFLAPGLASAEYPERPVTIIVPWSAGGATDLVARTIEPVLSEKLGATMVVSNIAGAAGTIGASEAATAKPDGYTIFFTPQGVLTVQPQLRQVPYSLDNFTAIGRASSAAYMSMVTQDSEYGSMEELMAATKADPGKIAYATTGIGTLPHLAVAALEQHLGVKVKQVPYKAAAEVGKAVLGGESQVMTEQVQSAEQFGLRPLGCWGAQACAYYPDVPLMKDLGIETVVEVSMGFYAPAGTPEEVVNKLSSALEQAMSDPELLAALEKQKITAAYLPPADFDATMRTEVVNNRKVLEAVGLLAK, from the coding sequence ATGAAATCTAGATTCTTGGGAGCCTTGGGCGCGCTGAGCCTGTTTCTCGCGCCGGGCTTGGCCAGTGCCGAATATCCTGAAAGGCCGGTCACCATCATCGTTCCGTGGTCGGCCGGCGGTGCGACCGATCTGGTGGCACGGACGATCGAGCCGGTTCTGAGCGAGAAACTCGGCGCGACGATGGTGGTCAGCAATATTGCCGGTGCCGCGGGTACGATCGGTGCGTCCGAGGCGGCGACGGCCAAACCCGACGGCTATACCATCTTCTTCACGCCCCAGGGCGTTCTGACAGTTCAGCCGCAACTGCGCCAGGTACCGTATTCTCTGGACAACTTCACCGCGATCGGCCGCGCCTCCTCGGCGGCGTATATGTCGATGGTCACGCAAGATTCCGAATACGGGTCGATGGAAGAGCTTATGGCGGCGACCAAGGCCGATCCCGGCAAGATCGCCTATGCCACGACCGGCATCGGAACCTTGCCGCATCTGGCCGTCGCGGCGCTCGAGCAACACCTCGGCGTCAAGGTCAAGCAGGTCCCCTACAAGGCCGCAGCGGAAGTCGGCAAGGCCGTGCTGGGCGGTGAATCGCAGGTCATGACCGAACAGGTCCAGTCCGCCGAACAGTTCGGACTTCGCCCCCTCGGCTGCTGGGGCGCGCAAGCATGCGCCTATTATCCGGATGTGCCCTTGATGAAGGACCTCGGCATCGAAACCGTCGTCGAGGTGTCGATGGGGTTCTATGCGCCGGCCGGTACGCCGGAAGAGGTTGTGAACAAGCTGTCCTCGGCTTTGGAGCAGGCAATGAGCGATCCTGAACTGCTTGCCGCGCTTGAGAAGCAGAAGATCACGGCAGCCTATCTTCCTCCCGCCGACTTCGACGCTACGATGCGGACCGAGGTGGTCAACAACCGCAAGGTTCTGGAAGCAGTCGGACTGCTGGCCAAGTAA
- a CDS encoding tripartite tricarboxylate transporter TctB family protein, translating into MRRSRDLVFSIGALAVAAVFWVEASNSRYESALFEGFGLNALQFPRALLTLWTVLAGILLLGALLKPAASGGPVDWKPAMFTIAGTFAYFFLMVYLGFILASVVFVLVMPFLLGYRNVPVILIMSIAVPVAVWLTFVHLLQIQLPRSPWFAIF; encoded by the coding sequence ATGAGACGATCCAGGGATCTTGTGTTTTCAATCGGGGCGCTAGCGGTTGCCGCAGTATTCTGGGTCGAAGCCTCCAACTCGCGCTATGAATCTGCCTTGTTCGAGGGCTTCGGCCTGAACGCGTTGCAGTTTCCGCGCGCGCTTCTGACGCTCTGGACCGTACTCGCCGGGATCTTGCTGCTTGGTGCGTTGCTCAAGCCGGCGGCAAGTGGCGGGCCTGTCGACTGGAAACCGGCCATGTTCACGATCGCCGGAACCTTCGCCTACTTCTTCCTGATGGTCTATCTCGGCTTTATTCTGGCCAGTGTGGTCTTCGTCCTCGTGATGCCGTTCCTGCTGGGCTACCGAAATGTGCCCGTGATCCTGATCATGTCGATTGCCGTTCCGGTCGCCGTTTGGCTGACCTTCGTCCATCTTCTGCAAATCCAGCTGCCGCGTTCGCCGTGGTTCGCGATATTCTAG
- a CDS encoding tripartite tricarboxylate transporter permease, producing MDQVASALMLVADPWVAVALTVGTVFGIVVGALPGLGSILAITMVLPFTFAMGQVPAIALILAVYCSSVFGGSITAILINTPGTPQSAATVLDGFAMTRRGEASMAIGWATLASFLGGVFSAIVLIVAAPRLAAFALRFGSIETFALICLSLTCIVSVSHGSLLKGLLAGVFGLFIATIGPDQMTGMVRLNFDIFALSNGFQLVPVVVGLFAFAEVFVRVAERRFQSAPSPSAAGFRFPRPIEVARRWKTTLKSAAIGTFVGILPGTGAATASFMAYAEAKRSGRYRDRLGTGEPEGIVAAETANNAVTGGALVPTLALGIPGDPVTAVMMTALIMQGIQPGVRLFADNPELMDAAFLTLILANFALLIIAVLATPFITRILRMPEPVLLTVVLVLSTVGAYSASGRMLDVLISMGFGLLGFALRIVSVPIAPIVIGIVLGPIFEESLRQGLILTDGNFLAFWSSEHPIALTLILVTVLLLVLPIVNDLRASRRQSAFLGTGEDS from the coding sequence ATGGATCAAGTAGCTTCAGCGCTGATGCTCGTCGCCGACCCCTGGGTCGCGGTCGCCCTGACGGTCGGAACCGTATTCGGTATCGTGGTCGGCGCCCTGCCGGGGCTGGGCTCGATCCTGGCAATTACGATGGTTCTGCCCTTCACTTTCGCAATGGGGCAGGTTCCGGCGATAGCACTCATACTTGCGGTATATTGTTCGTCCGTCTTCGGCGGCTCGATCACTGCGATCCTGATCAACACGCCCGGCACACCGCAATCGGCGGCGACGGTGCTTGACGGGTTCGCAATGACCCGCAGAGGCGAGGCAAGCATGGCGATCGGCTGGGCCACGCTGGCATCCTTTCTGGGGGGCGTGTTCTCGGCCATAGTGCTGATCGTCGCCGCGCCGCGGCTCGCGGCCTTCGCGTTGCGCTTCGGCTCGATCGAGACCTTCGCCCTGATATGCCTGTCGCTCACCTGTATCGTCAGCGTTTCGCATGGCAGCCTGCTGAAGGGATTGCTGGCCGGTGTCTTCGGCCTGTTCATTGCGACGATCGGACCGGACCAAATGACCGGCATGGTGCGGCTGAACTTTGACATTTTCGCACTGTCGAACGGCTTTCAGCTGGTGCCGGTCGTCGTGGGGCTTTTCGCATTCGCAGAGGTGTTCGTCCGGGTTGCCGAACGCAGGTTCCAGTCGGCTCCGTCCCCTTCGGCCGCCGGTTTTCGCTTTCCGCGCCCGATCGAAGTCGCACGTCGATGGAAGACGACGCTGAAAAGCGCCGCGATCGGCACCTTTGTCGGGATTTTGCCGGGCACGGGCGCAGCCACCGCCAGCTTCATGGCCTATGCCGAGGCGAAACGCTCGGGCCGTTACCGCGATCGGCTTGGAACAGGAGAGCCGGAGGGGATCGTGGCCGCCGAAACCGCCAACAACGCCGTGACCGGCGGTGCGCTCGTGCCGACACTCGCCCTTGGCATTCCCGGTGACCCTGTGACGGCCGTGATGATGACGGCATTGATCATGCAGGGAATTCAGCCTGGCGTCCGGCTTTTTGCGGACAATCCCGAACTGATGGATGCCGCCTTTCTGACCCTGATCCTCGCCAATTTCGCGCTACTCATCATTGCGGTGCTTGCGACGCCGTTCATCACGCGCATCCTGCGCATGCCAGAGCCGGTTCTGCTCACGGTCGTCCTGGTTCTTTCGACGGTCGGCGCCTATTCGGCCTCGGGCCGTATGCTCGACGTGCTGATAAGCATGGGATTCGGACTGCTTGGGTTCGCGCTGCGCATCGTGTCTGTCCCGATCGCCCCGATCGTCATCGGTATCGTGCTCGGGCCGATATTCGAGGAAAGCTTGCGCCAAGGTCTGATCCTGACGGATGGCAATTTCCTGGCGTTCTGGTCGTCGGAACATCCCATCGCCCTGACGCTGATCCTCGTGACAGTGCTTCTGCTCGTCCTTCCGATCGTCAATGACCTTCGCGCGTCTCGCCGGCAGAGCGCATTTCTGGGGACTGGAGAGGATAGCTGA
- a CDS encoding helix-turn-helix transcriptional regulator, protein MEMRLHRARNLIVQTEQSISEIAMACGFNSTSHFSKVFRSHFGVSPIGHRTTLS, encoded by the coding sequence ATGGAAATGCGGCTGCATCGGGCCCGCAACCTGATCGTTCAGACCGAACAGTCGATCTCGGAGATCGCGATGGCTTGCGGGTTCAACTCCACATCGCATTTTTCGAAGGTCTTTCGGAGCCACTTCGGTGTCTCGCCGATCGGCCACCGAACGACACTATCTTGA